The stretch of DNA TCTGCAATTCATCTGGCAGATAGATTGTAATTAAAACTTTAGTTTTTTTCATTTCCTCTAATACCTCATCCTGAAGAATATCTCCCTTCATCAACATCACCCATCCTTTTTATCAACATCTTCTAAGTTTTAGAATGAAATTATGTTTTCCATGTACCCAAGTATGTCTTCTATATCTTCACTAGCATCAACCATGTGTATATTCTCCACTCTCTTAAACCAAGTTATCTGTCTTTTTGCATACCGTCGCGACTCCATCTTTAACTTATCTATCGCCTCTTGATATGTACACTTTCCATCAAGCCATGCAAAAATTTCTTTATAACCTATTGCACAAGATGCAGTCCTCGTGTTCTTATACCCCAACCTTACTATGTTTTTTACTTCTTCTATAAGACCACTCTCTATCATTATATCGACCCTTTTATTTATTCTTTCATATAATTTTTCTCTATCCATAGTAAGTCCAAATACTACATACTGGTACTCAGGCGGATTTATTCTAGACATTCGCGACTGCTGGGTTATAGTACTTCCCGTAAATTTATATACTTCCAGCGCTCTTATTATTCTCTTTAAATCATTCTCGTGTAATTTTTCATAACTTTCTCTATCTATATCCTTTAATTTGTCGTGCAAATATTTATTCCCATGAAGTTTAGCCTC from Clostridiales bacterium encodes:
- the miaA gene encoding tRNA (adenosine(37)-N6)-dimethylallyltransferase MiaA; translation: MKKVIVIVGPTASGKTKLSIELAKKLDGEIVSCDSMQIYKYMDIGTAKPMIQEMNGIKHHMIDIVLPSEEFSVAKYKDMAKRCIEDILKRGKMPIVVGGTGLYANALIYNLSFKDTVCDWEYRRKLEKEAKLHGNKYLHDKLKDIDRESYEKLHENDLKRIIRALEVYKFTGSTITQQSRMSRINPPEYQYVVFGLTMDREKLYERINKRVDIMIESGLIEEVKNIVRLGYKNTRTASCAIGYKEIFAWLDGKCTYQEAIDKLKMESRRYAKRQITWFKRVENIHMVDASEDIEDILGYMENIISF